Proteins encoded together in one Acidobacteriota bacterium window:
- a CDS encoding DUF5658 family protein, translated as MSHRMFAAAAVVLMLVLPVAAREASAQALAPVGAQALVPVGALALVPVRAQARLFEALPLQADVPSNAEPQVVPASAQLSSSAQVSTPLRDRIAPRSSGPVSGGMWALYTATIAMQALDYHSTMSGLRGGAVEANPLMSNVTKNRTAFLAVKAAVATGAILAARSIAKRNKLAAVVMLVAVNSAYAYVAMHNYKVAGSLR; from the coding sequence ATGTCACACCGAATGTTCGCCGCCGCCGCCGTCGTTCTCATGTTGGTCTTGCCGGTGGCCGCACGCGAAGCCAGCGCACAGGCACTCGCTCCCGTCGGCGCCCAGGCGCTTGTTCCCGTCGGCGCACTGGCGCTCGTTCCCGTCCGCGCGCAGGCCCGGCTGTTCGAAGCGCTTCCGCTGCAGGCGGACGTTCCCAGCAACGCAGAGCCGCAAGTCGTTCCTGCGTCAGCGCAGTTGTCTTCGTCGGCGCAGGTGTCGACACCGCTTCGGGATCGGATTGCGCCGAGGAGTTCAGGTCCCGTCTCCGGCGGAATGTGGGCGCTCTATACCGCGACGATCGCGATGCAGGCGCTCGACTATCACTCCACGATGAGTGGGCTTAGAGGCGGCGCGGTCGAAGCGAATCCGTTGATGAGCAACGTCACGAAGAACCGCACCGCCTTCCTGGCGGTCAAGGCCGCGGTGGCGACCGGCGCGATTCTGGCCGCGAGGAGCATCGCGAAGCGCAACAAGCTGGCGGCTGTCGTGATGCTTGTCGCCGTCAACTCGGCCTACGCCTACGTGGCCATGCACAACTACAAGGTCGCGGGCAGCCTTCGTTAG
- a CDS encoding carboxypeptidase-like regulatory domain-containing protein, translated as MKRILILTMVLALGVSGVPLAAQQPQIGTIEGFARDACQSRLKDAKIQLRNVDTGVLAGSTITDKEGKFTFAGILPANYVAELLNKDGKVTDVSKSVAVAAGAVVKDVAVGSSAPCAVPFFLSTAGLLLLGAIAAGAVVGVVVTNTSPSR; from the coding sequence ATGAAACGCATTTTGATTTTGACGATGGTCCTGGCGTTGGGCGTCTCTGGAGTGCCATTGGCGGCCCAGCAACCGCAGATTGGCACGATCGAGGGCTTCGCCAGGGACGCGTGCCAGAGCCGGCTGAAGGACGCCAAGATTCAACTGAGGAATGTTGACACTGGCGTTCTGGCGGGTTCGACGATCACTGACAAGGAAGGCAAGTTCACGTTTGCCGGCATTCTCCCGGCCAACTACGTGGCTGAACTTCTCAACAAGGACGGCAAGGTGACCGACGTCAGCAAGTCCGTTGCGGTCGCGGCCGGCGCGGTCGTAAAGGACGTAGCGGTCGGGTCGAGTGCGCCCTGTGCGGTTCCGTTCTTCTTGAGCACCGCCGGCCTCCTTCTCCTGGGTGCCATTGCGGCGGGCGCGGTCGTGGGGGTCGTGGTGACCAACACCAGCCCTTCGCGGTAA
- a CDS encoding O-antigen ligase family protein, producing the protein MNMAVPVLVMVAWGALAFGAVYDWAYWPLLAAGAIVGVWGLLRHVPRVRRRAGGALLLGILLVAAAIGAQLIPVDRATLVRMSPATDEFLRQYDVAYAFGVVMETRAAAQQQAMLRAQQRQAETPPAPPKPLLPSAGEGGTSAPVAPARESITHPISINPDKTLLGLVFVVGFGLLLLGLQRGLNGLDLRAFAPGLTVLGVVLALIGIVQKALWNGKVYGFWVPENTYFQAFGPFINRNHFAGWMLLALPVVIGYFASQVAKGMVGISPDWRSRIGWFSTPAASRAVLTGFSVLVMGLALTLSLSRSGISCFLLAIVLSAVSVWRHQTGSTKGRLLAAYFLVVFVAAVSWTGIDAIGQRFGEVGWEFGGRTGAWTDAWRIHQMFPAFGTGFNTYGTATTLLQQFLAAYLHFSEAHNDYLQVLTEGGYFVAVPAALLILIFVWQVIARFREGHDDRTSYWIRVGATTGIVAMAFQEIVEFSLQIPGDAALFVVLCAIAVRRTSPKNHPPLFDRATVERPHAPDHTAPGPGTRFRATGIRSCTAAIGIALVVSCALASGACRSGSGGSPPAKAVYEKDTGKLTLLMFDTNKDGKTDVWSHMDGTRLVRMEIDTNFDGVIDRWEYYTPDGALEKVGSSRFNDGRVDAWAFEAAGGGIARMEISTRRDGKVSRWEVYENGALARAEEDTTGNGKPDKWETYSNGTLASVAFDTQKRGTPDRRLVYGPGGVTVEKLK; encoded by the coding sequence ATGAACATGGCCGTGCCCGTGCTGGTGATGGTGGCCTGGGGGGCCCTGGCGTTTGGCGCGGTGTACGACTGGGCCTACTGGCCATTGCTCGCCGCTGGCGCGATCGTGGGCGTGTGGGGCTTGTTGCGACATGTGCCGCGCGTGCGGAGACGAGCTGGAGGGGCGCTGCTTCTCGGCATCCTGCTCGTTGCGGCTGCGATCGGCGCGCAGCTGATTCCGGTCGACCGCGCGACCCTCGTGCGCATGAGTCCGGCCACCGACGAGTTCCTGCGACAGTACGACGTGGCGTACGCCTTCGGCGTCGTCATGGAAACCCGGGCGGCCGCGCAGCAGCAGGCGATGCTTCGGGCGCAGCAGCGACAAGCAGAAACCCCGCCTGCCCCGCCGAAGCCGTTGTTGCCGTCAGCCGGCGAAGGCGGGACGTCCGCCCCTGTCGCCCCGGCGCGAGAATCCATCACTCATCCGATCAGCATCAATCCCGACAAGACGCTGCTGGGTCTGGTGTTCGTTGTGGGATTCGGTCTGCTGCTGCTCGGATTGCAGCGCGGTCTCAACGGCCTGGACCTCCGCGCGTTCGCTCCGGGCCTCACCGTGCTCGGCGTCGTTCTGGCCTTGATCGGCATTGTCCAGAAGGCGCTCTGGAACGGGAAGGTGTACGGATTCTGGGTGCCCGAGAACACGTACTTCCAGGCGTTCGGGCCGTTCATCAACCGCAACCATTTTGCGGGTTGGATGCTGCTGGCGCTGCCGGTGGTGATTGGCTACTTCGCGTCGCAGGTGGCCAAGGGCATGGTGGGGATATCGCCGGACTGGCGCAGTCGGATCGGCTGGTTTTCGACGCCCGCTGCCAGTCGTGCGGTGCTCACCGGATTCAGTGTTCTTGTGATGGGACTCGCGCTGACGCTCTCGTTGTCGCGCAGTGGCATCTCGTGCTTCCTGCTGGCGATCGTCTTGTCGGCCGTCAGTGTGTGGCGTCACCAGACGGGCTCGACGAAGGGCCGGCTGCTGGCCGCGTACTTCCTGGTCGTATTCGTGGCGGCCGTCAGCTGGACGGGGATTGACGCGATCGGCCAGCGGTTCGGCGAGGTGGGTTGGGAGTTTGGGGGCCGCACCGGTGCGTGGACGGACGCGTGGCGCATCCATCAGATGTTCCCGGCGTTTGGCACAGGGTTCAATACGTACGGGACGGCGACCACGTTGCTGCAGCAGTTTCTGGCGGCCTACCTGCATTTCAGTGAGGCGCACAACGACTACTTGCAGGTGCTCACCGAGGGCGGCTATTTCGTCGCGGTGCCGGCCGCACTGTTGATCCTCATCTTCGTGTGGCAGGTGATCGCACGGTTCCGCGAGGGCCACGACGATCGGACCAGTTACTGGATTCGCGTTGGCGCCACGACGGGAATTGTCGCGATGGCCTTCCAGGAGATCGTGGAGTTCAGTCTGCAGATTCCCGGCGACGCCGCGCTGTTCGTCGTGTTGTGCGCGATCGCGGTCCGACGTACTTCACCGAAGAACCATCCGCCTCTCTTCGACCGGGCGACGGTGGAGAGACCGCACGCCCCGGACCATACCGCCCCGGGTCCAGGGACCAGATTCCGGGCCACGGGTATCCGCTCCTGCACGGCCGCGATCGGGATCGCGCTTGTCGTTTCGTGCGCACTTGCTTCTGGCGCGTGCCGCAGTGGTTCCGGCGGGTCGCCCCCGGCGAAGGCGGTCTACGAGAAGGACACGGGCAAGCTGACACTGCTCATGTTCGACACGAACAAGGACGGGAAGACCGACGTGTGGAGTCACATGGACGGCACGCGTCTGGTCCGAATGGAGATCGACACGAACTTCGATGGCGTGATCGACCGGTGGGAGTACTACACTCCCGACGGCGCGCTCGAGAAGGTGGGGTCCTCGCGGTTCAATGACGGGCGAGTCGACGCATGGGCATTTGAAGCCGCCGGCGGCGGGATCGCGCGCATGGAGATCTCGACGCGCCGCGACGGCAAGGTCTCGCGCTGGGAAGTCTACGAGAATGGCGCACTGGCGCGCGCCGAAGAAGACACCACTGGCAATGGCAAGCCAGACAAGTGGGAAACGTACAGCAACGGGACGCTGGCGAGCGTCGCCTTTGACACGCAGAAGCGCGGGACGCCCGATCGCCGACTGGTGTACGGGCCGGGCGGGGTCACGGTCGAGAAGTTGAAATAG
- a CDS encoding NAD-dependent epimerase, whose translation MNILVTGAAGFIGSHVALRLLARGDTVIGLDNLNQYYDVSLKQARLARLTSQPGFRFVKLDVADRDGMAAMFNEQQPERVVHLAAQAGVRYSLANPHVYVDSNLAGFVNILEGCRHANVAHLVYASSSSVYGGNTRMPFSEHDSIDHPISLYAATKKANELMAHTYSHLFRLPTTGLRFFTVYGPWGRPDMALFLFTRAILEGRPIEVFNHGQMVRDFTYIDDIVEGVIRVADRPAEPNPAFDTASPDPATSNAPYRVFNIGNSQPTPLVDYIAALEEALGKTAERHYLPMQPGDVPATSANTDELDAWVGFKPGTPVREGVRRFVEWYRGYYGI comes from the coding sequence GTGAACATCCTCGTCACCGGCGCGGCCGGCTTTATCGGTTCCCACGTTGCGCTCCGGCTGCTGGCGCGCGGCGACACGGTTATCGGACTCGATAACCTCAACCAGTACTACGACGTGTCGCTCAAGCAGGCGCGGCTGGCCCGCCTGACAAGCCAGCCGGGGTTCCGCTTCGTCAAGCTGGACGTCGCGGATCGTGACGGCATGGCCGCGATGTTCAACGAGCAGCAGCCGGAACGCGTCGTGCACCTGGCGGCCCAGGCGGGCGTTCGTTACTCACTGGCGAACCCCCATGTCTATGTCGACAGCAACCTCGCCGGATTCGTGAACATACTCGAGGGCTGCCGCCACGCAAACGTGGCCCACCTCGTGTACGCCAGCTCGTCCAGCGTCTATGGCGGCAACACGCGGATGCCGTTCTCGGAACACGACAGCATCGACCATCCGATCAGCCTGTACGCCGCTACGAAGAAGGCGAACGAGTTGATGGCGCACACGTACAGCCATCTGTTCAGGCTGCCGACGACGGGCCTCCGGTTCTTCACTGTATACGGCCCGTGGGGCCGGCCGGACATGGCGCTGTTCCTGTTTACCAGGGCCATCCTCGAGGGGCGGCCCATCGAGGTCTTCAACCACGGCCAGATGGTGCGCGACTTCACGTACATCGACGACATCGTCGAAGGCGTCATCCGCGTCGCCGATCGCCCGGCCGAGCCCAATCCCGCCTTCGACACCGCGTCACCTGACCCGGCCACGAGCAATGCGCCCTACCGGGTCTTCAACATCGGCAACAGTCAGCCCACGCCGCTCGTCGACTACATCGCGGCGCTCGAGGAGGCTCTGGGCAAGACGGCCGAGAGGCACTATCTCCCCATGCAGCCGGGCGACGTGCCCGCCACCTCTGCCAACACCGACGAACTGGATGCCTGGGTGGGCTTCAAGCCAGGCACCCCCGTCCGCGAGGGCGTGCGGAGGTTTGTCGAGTGGTACCGCGGGTATTACGGCATATGA
- a CDS encoding S24/S26 family peptidase, translating to MILPSRDFMPVVRAALERGQRVKMTVTGTSMWPFLRNEDVVELKPAGGLRLGDMVLVQAAPPDTSERYVLHRVVRMQGGGTFVLRGDAQPHCEGPFAPNAALGVVTTVWRHGRVHHLDRGLWRLAGIAWARTSPLGPLLLQLTRPLWQLRRKNHSGSDVPPEKAQSNRE from the coding sequence GTGATTCTCCCCAGCCGCGACTTCATGCCGGTTGTTCGCGCCGCACTGGAACGCGGTCAACGGGTAAAGATGACGGTGACCGGCACCAGCATGTGGCCCTTCCTCCGCAACGAAGACGTCGTGGAACTCAAGCCCGCCGGCGGGCTCCGGTTAGGGGACATGGTGCTGGTGCAAGCGGCTCCACCGGATACGTCAGAGCGCTACGTGTTGCACCGCGTCGTTCGAATGCAGGGCGGCGGGACATTCGTTCTTCGTGGCGATGCCCAGCCGCATTGCGAAGGACCGTTTGCCCCGAACGCCGCGTTGGGCGTGGTCACCACGGTCTGGCGCCACGGCCGTGTGCATCACCTGGACCGCGGCCTCTGGCGTCTCGCCGGGATCGCGTGGGCGCGGACGAGCCCCCTGGGGCCGCTACTCCTCCAGCTCACACGGCCTCTGTGGCAACTGCGACGGAAGAATCACTCGGGGAGTGATGTTCCACCTGAGAAGGCTCAATCGAATAGGGAATAA
- a CDS encoding radical SAM protein, with the protein MSAALPTDYGPLVRELQRRAAAERQPVNGTFELTERCNLGCRMCYVCQSAGDVARKARELSASQWLDLAHQAVDNGMVFLLLTGGEVLLRPDFFELYTPLTRMGLILTLFTNGTLITDALAARLADAPPSRTEITIYGATTATYEAVTGVPGSYARCCAGIEALVKRRVPLGLKTTVTRQNVDELDAMRQMAHNWGLPFSGGWLLSTRRDGAMSGVADCRLSASDCVALEATDRASATEWTETALRESSSSSGRSFFCQAGQAAFIINPQGEMNACIDLPLPAARPLEIGFLAAWEQVQRFVDSAPPQAPLCLACDVRGFCPTCPAWSKLETGTLTEPVPYLCDIARARKDRYGHPA; encoded by the coding sequence GTGAGCGCAGCGCTTCCGACAGATTACGGCCCGCTGGTGCGCGAACTCCAGCGCCGCGCCGCCGCCGAGCGTCAGCCAGTCAACGGCACGTTCGAGTTGACCGAGCGCTGCAATCTGGGCTGCCGCATGTGCTACGTCTGCCAATCGGCCGGCGATGTGGCGCGGAAAGCCAGAGAACTTTCGGCGAGCCAATGGCTGGACCTGGCACATCAGGCCGTGGACAACGGCATGGTCTTTCTGTTGCTCACCGGCGGCGAGGTGTTGCTGCGCCCCGATTTCTTCGAGCTGTACACCCCGCTCACGCGGATGGGTCTCATCCTCACCCTGTTCACCAACGGCACGCTCATCACCGATGCACTGGCCGCGCGCCTGGCGGACGCGCCCCCCAGCCGCACCGAAATCACGATCTACGGCGCGACCACTGCCACTTATGAAGCGGTCACGGGCGTCCCCGGCAGCTACGCCCGCTGTTGCGCCGGCATCGAAGCGCTCGTCAAGCGTCGCGTCCCGCTCGGCCTGAAGACCACGGTGACGCGCCAGAACGTGGACGAACTGGACGCCATGCGGCAGATGGCGCACAACTGGGGACTGCCGTTCTCTGGAGGCTGGCTGCTCTCCACCCGGCGCGACGGCGCGATGTCGGGGGTTGCCGATTGCCGCCTCTCTGCCTCGGACTGTGTTGCGCTCGAAGCGACCGACCGCGCATCCGCGACCGAGTGGACCGAGACCGCTTTGCGCGAGTCGTCTTCAAGTAGTGGTCGCAGCTTTTTCTGTCAGGCTGGCCAGGCCGCCTTTATCATCAATCCGCAGGGCGAAATGAATGCGTGTATCGACCTGCCCTTGCCCGCGGCTCGTCCGCTTGAGATCGGTTTTCTCGCAGCGTGGGAGCAGGTGCAGCGCTTTGTCGATTCTGCGCCGCCACAGGCGCCGCTCTGCCTGGCGTGCGACGTGCGCGGCTTTTGCCCAACCTGCCCGGCGTGGTCGAAGCTGGAAACCGGCACCCTGACTGAACCCGTGCCCTATCTGTGTGACATCGCCCGCGCGCGCAAGGACCGCTATGGCCACCCCGCATAA
- a CDS encoding PqqD family protein: MKRKADFMMQQVGGERLLVPLGAQVMNLNGLLTLNETGACVWERLAEERSMDDLVAAVAERFAVSDATARADVQTFVGEMTRLGLLER, encoded by the coding sequence GTGAAACGTAAAGCAGACTTCATGATGCAACAGGTCGGCGGGGAGCGCCTGCTCGTGCCGCTCGGCGCGCAAGTCATGAACCTGAATGGCCTTCTCACGTTGAACGAGACGGGGGCCTGCGTGTGGGAACGGCTGGCAGAAGAGCGCTCAATGGACGATTTGGTCGCCGCCGTGGCTGAACGGTTTGCCGTCTCAGACGCCACGGCCCGCGCCGATGTGCAGACGTTTGTCGGCGAGATGACACGATTAGGCCTGCTGGAACGATGA
- a CDS encoding ABC transporter ATP-binding protein gives MSARPTPRQRIQAAFRLGRALHLVWQTAPRWTLANAALVVVQGGLPLAALYVMKRILDAVSATVGAPGRPELVHGVFLWILIAAGVALLTALTRLLTEYATEAQSLQVTDAVAEILHAQSIAVDLAYYEDPSYYDTLHRAQGEAPYRPSRIVNGLIQIAQNGLALAGIAAWLISLNWLLAAALFIGVLPGAFARLMYSRRLFGLQQAQTEQERRAWYYHTVMTEMRHAKELRIFDLGALFRSRYQDLRRAIRTGTLTLARYRIVTDLFAQIVAIAALFGSLAWIALQTIRGAVTLGDLAVYYIGFQTGLSLLQAVLRSLAGLYEDNLFLTNLYRFLDLVPNVAAPHQPKAVPEPMTRGISFHDVAFRYPSHASDTLEHIDVTVAPGEVVALVGENGSGKTTLIKLLCRLYDPTRGAVTVDGIDLRDLDPVQWRRQISAAFQDYAHYALTAKENIWLGDVATPPDAVRIAEVGRRSGADSVVGRLPLGYDTLLGRWFREGQELSEGEWQRIAMGRAFWRDARVLILDEPSSALDPLAEAELLGQFRELLGGRSAIIISHRLSTVQMADCIYVMDQGRIVEKGRHAVLLESNGHYARLYRAQAQHYRDQ, from the coding sequence ATGTCAGCACGACCCACTCCCCGCCAGCGCATCCAGGCCGCATTCCGGCTGGGCCGCGCCCTGCACCTGGTCTGGCAGACGGCGCCGCGGTGGACGCTTGCCAACGCCGCACTCGTGGTCGTGCAAGGTGGATTGCCTCTGGCGGCGCTCTATGTGATGAAGCGCATCCTGGACGCGGTCTCAGCCACGGTCGGCGCGCCGGGCCGGCCAGAACTCGTCCACGGGGTGTTCCTCTGGATCCTGATTGCCGCCGGCGTCGCGCTTCTCACCGCGCTCACGCGCCTGCTCACCGAATACGCCACGGAGGCGCAGTCGCTGCAAGTGACCGACGCGGTGGCGGAGATCCTGCACGCGCAGTCCATCGCGGTGGACCTGGCGTACTACGAAGATCCCTCCTACTACGACACGCTGCACCGCGCCCAAGGCGAAGCGCCCTATCGCCCCTCGCGCATCGTCAACGGCCTGATTCAGATCGCGCAGAACGGCCTGGCGCTCGCCGGCATCGCGGCCTGGCTGATCTCGCTGAACTGGCTGCTGGCCGCCGCCCTGTTCATCGGAGTCCTGCCTGGTGCGTTCGCCCGCCTGATGTACTCGCGCCGGCTCTTCGGCCTGCAGCAGGCACAGACAGAGCAGGAACGCCGGGCGTGGTACTACCACACGGTGATGACCGAGATGCGCCACGCGAAGGAATTGCGCATCTTCGACCTGGGCGCGCTGTTCCGGTCGCGCTACCAGGACCTGCGCCGGGCCATCCGTACCGGGACGCTCACCCTCGCCCGCTACCGGATCGTGACTGATCTTTTCGCGCAGATCGTGGCGATTGCCGCCCTCTTCGGCTCGCTCGCCTGGATCGCGCTCCAGACGATTCGCGGCGCCGTCACCCTGGGCGACCTGGCGGTGTACTACATCGGATTCCAGACAGGCCTCTCACTGCTGCAGGCCGTGCTGCGCTCGCTGGCGGGGCTGTACGAAGACAACCTGTTCCTCACGAATCTCTATCGATTTCTCGACCTCGTGCCGAACGTTGCCGCCCCACATCAGCCGAAGGCCGTACCAGAGCCGATGACCCGCGGCATCAGCTTTCATGACGTTGCGTTCCGCTATCCAAGTCATGCTTCGGACACGCTGGAACACATCGACGTGACGGTGGCGCCGGGGGAAGTCGTCGCACTTGTCGGGGAGAACGGATCGGGCAAGACCACGCTCATCAAGCTGCTCTGCCGGCTGTACGATCCGACACGCGGAGCCGTCACGGTGGACGGCATCGACCTGCGCGATCTCGATCCCGTCCAGTGGCGGCGCCAGATCAGCGCGGCCTTCCAGGATTACGCGCACTACGCGCTAACCGCCAAAGAGAACATCTGGCTTGGCGACGTCGCGACACCTCCCGACGCTGTGCGCATCGCGGAAGTTGGCCGCCGCTCCGGCGCCGACTCGGTCGTCGGCCGCCTGCCTCTCGGCTACGACACGCTGCTCGGCCGCTGGTTTCGGGAGGGACAGGAGCTCAGCGAGGGCGAGTGGCAACGGATCGCGATGGGGCGCGCGTTCTGGCGTGACGCGCGCGTTCTGATTCTCGACGAGCCCTCCAGCGCACTCGATCCTCTCGCCGAAGCCGAGCTACTCGGCCAGTTTCGCGAGCTCCTGGGCGGACGCAGCGCCATCATCATCAGCCATCGCCTCTCCACCGTGCAGATGGCCGACTGCATCTACGTGATGGACCAGGGCCGGATCGTCGAGAAGGGGCGGCATGCGGTGCTCCTCGAGAGCAACGGGCACTACGCGCGGCTCTACCGGGCGCAGGCGCAGCACTACCGGGACCAGTGA
- a CDS encoding nucleotidyltransferase family protein: protein MTEINPDGQRLVAVLAKSAEVEQNLSEAEWERLLALAKHHDVVPVAYARLKERDVVPPPPTAARLRQAYLVSAARNVRLFDELAKILGAFEAAGIQVVPFKGASLARTAYGDIALRPMADLDLWVRREHIEAARSAMESLGYAPPSEAGGDYAWQAALTGETQMSKEHAPLVELHWKIFPGEWVRHTARIDEDAIWQRALAREGTGPRGLSHEDAVIHNCIHLAVTHKMSDGGLRTLLDLDVARQAWAIDWRTVAERARAWRVSCATWVVLHALAELFGDPDNELPLADLAPSSLRQSLLKRLASTRELVEARQLSGGPKRFLLLLLLVDRPASAFKLVWRAVFRDRHWLQLRYDLPNAPLWRIWQLRLKHIVHFKVSGEI from the coding sequence ATGACCGAGATCAATCCTGACGGCCAGCGCCTCGTCGCGGTGCTCGCGAAGAGCGCCGAGGTGGAGCAGAACCTGAGTGAGGCGGAGTGGGAACGCCTGCTCGCGCTGGCGAAGCATCACGACGTCGTGCCCGTCGCGTATGCGCGCTTGAAAGAACGCGACGTGGTCCCGCCGCCGCCAACTGCGGCACGACTGCGACAGGCCTACCTCGTGAGCGCCGCGCGCAACGTGCGCCTGTTTGATGAACTCGCCAAAATCCTGGGCGCCTTTGAGGCCGCGGGCATCCAGGTGGTTCCCTTCAAGGGCGCGAGCCTCGCAAGAACGGCTTACGGCGACATCGCCCTGCGCCCGATGGCGGATCTCGACTTGTGGGTGCGGCGCGAGCACATCGAGGCGGCGCGCTCGGCGATGGAGTCTCTCGGCTATGCCCCACCTTCCGAGGCCGGCGGGGACTACGCGTGGCAGGCCGCATTGACAGGCGAAACGCAGATGTCCAAGGAGCACGCACCACTGGTCGAGCTCCACTGGAAGATCTTTCCGGGCGAGTGGGTGCGACACACCGCACGCATAGACGAGGACGCTATCTGGCAACGGGCGCTCGCGCGCGAGGGAACCGGCCCACGCGGCCTCTCGCACGAAGACGCCGTCATCCACAACTGTATCCATCTCGCCGTCACTCACAAGATGTCGGACGGCGGGCTCCGAACACTGCTGGACCTGGACGTCGCGCGCCAGGCATGGGCGATCGACTGGCGAACGGTTGCCGAACGTGCGCGCGCCTGGCGGGTGTCATGCGCGACATGGGTTGTGCTTCACGCCCTGGCGGAGCTGTTTGGCGACCCCGACAACGAGTTGCCCCTGGCGGATCTCGCGCCTTCTTCGTTGCGCCAATCACTCCTGAAGCGACTCGCTTCTACGCGCGAACTCGTGGAAGCGAGACAGCTGAGCGGCGGTCCGAAGCGATTCCTGCTGCTGCTGCTGCTGGTCGATCGCCCTGCCAGCGCCTTCAAGCTCGTGTGGCGCGCGGTGTTCCGCGATCGCCACTGGCTGCAGTTGCGCTACGACCTGCCGAATGCGCCATTGTGGCGAATCTGGCAACTGCGCCTGAAGCACATCGTGCACTTCAAGGTATCGGGAGAGATCTGA
- a CDS encoding YdcF family protein gives MKKIVLLLIACPVALILIAALAFWLTDAPLRAASDYLEVLDPPEKADVIVVLGTGDGPRLEWAAQLYARGLAPTILLTGYANYPPANDFARAHGMSPETVIRERNSTTTYTNATLSAPILRRLGARKVILVTSWYHSRRALQTFRKVVPDIRYVSIPASRDSEAVSRTKIAKELIGMAGYCLWRGIAPW, from the coding sequence ATGAAGAAGATTGTCTTGTTGTTGATCGCGTGCCCGGTAGCTCTGATCTTGATCGCCGCGCTCGCTTTCTGGCTGACCGACGCCCCACTTCGGGCCGCGTCCGACTATCTCGAAGTCTTGGATCCTCCCGAGAAGGCCGATGTCATCGTCGTCCTCGGCACTGGCGACGGCCCCAGGCTCGAATGGGCCGCCCAGCTCTATGCGCGGGGGCTCGCCCCCACGATCCTCCTCACCGGCTACGCCAACTATCCGCCGGCCAACGACTTTGCCCGGGCCCATGGAATGTCGCCGGAGACAGTCATCCGCGAGCGCAACTCCACGACCACCTATACCAACGCCACGCTCTCGGCGCCGATTCTGCGTCGTCTTGGCGCGCGCAAGGTGATCCTGGTCACGTCCTGGTACCACTCCCGCCGCGCCCTGCAGACGTTTCGCAAAGTCGTGCCCGACATTCGGTATGTTTCAATCCCCGCGTCGCGCGATTCGGAAGCAGTCAGCCGGACAAAGATCGCCAAGGAACTGATTGGCATGGCCGGCTATTGTCTCTGGCGCGGGATCGCGCCGTGGTGA
- a CDS encoding WecB/TagA/CpsF family glycosyltransferase, with protein MKEDILGYGVDDHSVDQCADSLFAVLRSPGSPRGCVWLACLNPHSYAVARNDELFSRALQDADWLAPDGAGIVLASRLLGGGIRERVTGSDVFRELHRRMNAAGGMSVFFLGSTEETLALIRARMARDYPAVRVTGTYSPPFKPAYSPAELDAMVDAVNTTAPDVLWVGMTAPKQEKWIYENRARLNVKFAGAIGAVFEFYTGRVKRSHPAFQKLGLEWLPRLLQQPRRLWRRMFISAPVFMFAVLRARVQR; from the coding sequence ATGAAAGAGGACATCCTTGGCTACGGAGTGGATGACCACTCGGTGGACCAATGCGCGGACAGCCTGTTCGCGGTTCTCCGGAGTCCCGGCAGTCCCAGAGGCTGCGTCTGGCTAGCCTGCCTGAACCCGCACTCGTACGCGGTGGCACGGAATGATGAGCTGTTCAGTCGGGCACTGCAGGACGCAGACTGGCTGGCGCCGGACGGTGCCGGAATCGTGCTGGCGTCGCGCCTGCTGGGGGGCGGCATTCGGGAAAGGGTGACAGGCTCGGACGTGTTCCGCGAACTACATCGGCGCATGAATGCCGCCGGTGGCATGAGTGTGTTCTTCCTGGGATCAACCGAGGAGACGCTGGCCTTGATTCGGGCGCGGATGGCGAGAGATTACCCGGCCGTGCGAGTGACCGGGACCTATTCGCCCCCGTTCAAACCGGCCTATTCGCCCGCCGAACTGGACGCAATGGTCGATGCGGTGAACACCACAGCGCCGGATGTGTTGTGGGTGGGGATGACGGCTCCGAAGCAGGAAAAGTGGATATATGAGAATCGCGCCCGATTGAACGTGAAGTTCGCCGGGGCGATCGGGGCGGTGTTCGAGTTCTATACCGGGCGCGTGAAGCGCTCCCATCCAGCGTTTCAGAAGCTGGGGTTGGAGTGGCTGCCGAGGCTGCTTCAACAGCCCCGACGGTTGTGGCGGCGAATGTTCATTTCGGCGCCGGTGTTTATGTTCGCCGTGCTGCGGGCCAGAGTGCAGCGTTGA